A region from the Mucilaginibacter sp. CSA2-8R genome encodes:
- a CDS encoding thymidylate synthase translates to MPTTTSSDNNQYETLLRFVRDTGIKKTDRTGTGTISIFGYQMRFDLQKGFPLVTTKKLHLKSIIHELLWFLQGSSNIKYLKDNNVSIWDEWADDDGELGPVYGYQWRNWPTPGGGQIDQIKNAITMIKQKPDSRRIIVSAWNPADVDKMALPPCHLMFQFYVSDGKLSCQMYQRSADMFLGVPFNIASYALLTMMFAQVCGLQPGEFIHTLGDTHIYLNHLEQVDLQLSRIPKPYPQMIINPEVNDIFKFKFEDFKLENYDPYPSIKAPIAV, encoded by the coding sequence ATGCCTACTACAACTTCCAGCGATAACAATCAGTACGAAACCTTGCTACGTTTTGTCAGGGACACAGGAATAAAAAAAACTGACCGTACCGGGACTGGAACAATCAGCATTTTCGGTTACCAAATGCGGTTTGATTTACAGAAAGGCTTCCCCCTCGTAACTACAAAAAAACTCCATCTTAAGTCAATTATACATGAATTGCTTTGGTTTTTACAGGGCTCTAGCAACATAAAATACCTTAAGGATAATAATGTCTCCATTTGGGATGAGTGGGCCGATGACGATGGCGAATTAGGTCCAGTGTATGGTTATCAATGGCGCAATTGGCCAACACCTGGCGGTGGTCAGATCGATCAAATCAAAAATGCAATTACAATGATTAAACAAAAACCTGATAGTAGGAGAATAATTGTGAGTGCATGGAATCCTGCCGATGTCGACAAAATGGCTCTTCCACCCTGCCACTTAATGTTTCAATTTTACGTGTCAGATGGGAAGTTATCCTGTCAAATGTATCAGCGAAGTGCAGATATGTTTTTAGGAGTACCATTCAATATAGCATCCTATGCACTTCTTACAATGATGTTTGCTCAAGTCTGCGGTTTACAACCAGGAGAGTTCATTCATACTTTAGGAGATACACATATCTATTTAAATCATTTGGAACAAGTAGATTTGCAGTTGAGCAGAATACCAAAGCCATATCCGCAAATGATTATAAATCCTGAAGTTAATGACATTTTTAAATTTAAATTTGAAGATTTTAAATTAGAAAATTACGATCCTTACCCATCCATAAAGGCACCAATTGCTGTATGA
- a CDS encoding thioesterase family protein: protein MFTYTTKLRVRYGETDQMGYMYYGNYAEFFEVGRVEMLRSLGLTYRWMEEVGIMMPVLELKCRYLKPALYDEEISIKVTMEKMPGIKIHFKYELFNEKQELIHVGETLLAFVNMTTRRPSLPPQLFLDAVKPYFQ, encoded by the coding sequence ATGTTTACCTACACTACAAAATTAAGGGTACGCTACGGCGAAACCGACCAGATGGGCTATATGTACTACGGCAACTACGCCGAGTTTTTTGAGGTGGGCCGCGTAGAGATGCTGCGCAGCTTGGGCCTCACCTACCGCTGGATGGAAGAAGTGGGCATTATGATGCCCGTGCTCGAGCTGAAGTGCCGCTATTTAAAGCCCGCCCTGTACGACGAAGAGATTAGCATTAAGGTGACGATGGAAAAAATGCCCGGCATAAAAATTCATTTTAAGTACGAGCTGTTTAACGAAAAACAGGAACTGATACACGTGGGCGAAACCCTGCTGGCCTTTGTAAACATGACTACCAGACGCCCCAGCCTGCCACCCCAGCTTTTTTTAGATGCAGTAAAACCATATTTTCAGTAA
- a CDS encoding HAMP domain-containing sensor histidine kinase: MKLLHRYNRSTILLTVTIMLFAAVVYYFAIKLVLSRQIDKSLRVEEREVLDYVRINAKLPQIFYTNHQTTSFALVKSLVPRRFIDTVYMDLKDDELEPARAIYTSVKVGLQLYQVTVVQSMVETQDLIKVIFLITLGLIIVLLTALFIFNRIILSNIWKPFYTILDQLRSFTLSSGGPIPPVNSSIDEFKELNKAVIVMAARARDDYQALKAFTENASHELMTPISVVNSKLDTFVQTGAFSDEQSLLLSDIYNSVAKLTRLNRSMLLLAKIENGLITDKQPVKLDKVVRDTLNQYEDVITGLDIRVNVDLKPKTLDASLLLIEVLISNLMGNAIKHNVHGGIISIELNEHHIRFTNSGKDIGALDVRTLFDRFKKSASSDGTGLGLTISKEICDHYRFTLSYRYANRCHEFTVTFTSTN; the protein is encoded by the coding sequence ATGAAACTGCTTCACCGTTATAACCGCTCAACTATACTGCTCACCGTTACTATTATGCTGTTTGCGGCGGTAGTCTATTATTTTGCGATAAAGCTGGTGTTATCCAGGCAAATTGATAAATCGCTCAGGGTTGAAGAGCGCGAGGTATTAGACTATGTGCGGATCAACGCCAAACTGCCGCAGATTTTTTATACAAACCACCAAACCACCTCCTTTGCATTGGTAAAGTCGCTGGTGCCCCGCCGGTTCATTGATACCGTTTACATGGACTTGAAAGATGATGAACTGGAGCCTGCCCGGGCCATTTACACATCCGTAAAGGTTGGGCTGCAGCTTTACCAGGTTACCGTTGTTCAATCTATGGTTGAAACGCAAGACTTAATTAAGGTTATCTTTTTAATTACGCTGGGTTTAATCATTGTATTGCTCACAGCATTGTTTATCTTCAATCGGATCATTCTTTCTAATATCTGGAAACCTTTTTACACTATACTCGATCAGTTAAGATCTTTTACATTATCTAGCGGAGGCCCTATCCCACCCGTAAACTCATCAATCGATGAATTTAAAGAATTGAACAAAGCGGTAATCGTTATGGCGGCACGTGCCAGGGATGATTACCAAGCCCTCAAAGCTTTTACAGAAAATGCATCCCACGAATTGATGACTCCCATCTCTGTGGTTAACTCCAAACTTGACACCTTTGTGCAAACCGGAGCTTTTTCGGATGAACAAAGCCTGCTATTGAGTGATATTTATAACTCGGTAGCCAAACTCACTCGCCTAAACCGGTCGATGTTGCTATTGGCAAAAATTGAAAACGGGCTGATTACCGACAAGCAGCCAGTAAAACTGGACAAAGTAGTTAGAGATACACTTAATCAGTATGAGGACGTTATCACTGGTCTTGACATTAGAGTGAATGTAGATCTGAAGCCTAAAACACTTGATGCGAGTTTGCTTTTAATAGAAGTATTAATCAGTAACTTGATGGGTAACGCCATCAAACATAACGTGCATGGCGGCATAATTAGCATTGAACTAAATGAACACCATATACGGTTTACCAACAGCGGAAAAGATATCGGAGCATTAGACGTACGCACCTTGTTTGACCGGTTTAAAAAATCAGCATCATCAGACGGTACAGGTTTAGGACTTACCATCAGTAAAGAAATATGCGACCATTACCGGTTTACACTTTCTTACCGTTACGCTAACCGCTGCCACGAGTTTACGGTAACGTTTACATCCACCAACTAA
- a CDS encoding rhodanese-like domain-containing protein has product MSSHSSNHHSNSNPEIKASELLARLDAGEAVVLLDVREPMEYHTFNIGGTNIPVGKLIHEAKDLELDKDDEIIVLCQAGIRSKTAQAVLRQHGYQNVRNLTGGLLALRKLQS; this is encoded by the coding sequence ATGAGCAGCCACAGCAGCAACCACCACAGCAACAGCAACCCTGAAATTAAGGCATCCGAACTTTTAGCCAGGCTGGATGCCGGCGAGGCGGTGGTTTTGCTGGACGTGCGTGAGCCTATGGAGTATCACACGTTTAACATCGGTGGCACCAATATTCCGGTTGGGAAATTAATTCACGAAGCCAAAGACCTGGAACTGGATAAAGACGACGAGATTATTGTGCTATGTCAGGCTGGCATACGCAGTAAAACGGCACAGGCGGTTTTACGACAGCACGGCTATCAAAACGTCCGTAATTTAACGGGAGGCTTGCTGGCCCTGCGCAAACTACAATCATAA
- a CDS encoding trehalase family glycosidase: MQRIFSDSITFADCYPKRAPEEILNLYEIEKHHEDFDLAEFVTTYFHIPEPIKTDYTSNQSLPTVEHVNRLWPLLTRTTEPNSSLLPVPHAYIVPGGRFRGLYYWDSYFTMLRLQTAGKYDLIGTAHARRVQSVYRRFIGAG; encoded by the coding sequence ATGCAGCGTATTTTTTCTGATTCAATCACTTTCGCCGACTGTTACCCCAAACGTGCTCCCGAAGAAATCTTGAATTTATATGAAATTGAAAAGCATCACGAGGATTTTGATCTAGCGGAGTTTGTAACAACCTATTTTCATATTCCGGAGCCTATAAAAACTGATTACACCAGTAACCAGTCGCTACCTACCGTCGAGCATGTCAACCGGCTTTGGCCACTGTTAACACGCACTACGGAGCCCAATTCTTCCTTGCTGCCTGTTCCACACGCTTATATTGTTCCGGGAGGCAGGTTTAGAGGCTTATATTATTGGGATAGCTACTTTACCATGTTGCGTTTGCAAACTGCAGGGAAATATGATCTGATTGGAACTGCCCATGCGCGACGAGTACAGTCAGTTTATCGGCGGTTTATTGGCGCAGGTTGA
- a CDS encoding PASTA domain-containing protein gives MSKFWTYLKTKHFVNHFLGAIGTVMAVVLFAYLSLGYYTRHGSGIPVPQLKGLAIDRATALLDEQGFKYQIDSVYVQDKAPGTVIEQDPDAGTNVKENRTIYLTMVTTQAPPVSLPDLEQSTYREAVAILSNNGLKVGDTTYASDIARDRILEVRLNGQVIKTGQKLPKGSKLDLVLGDGAGANEVDIPDLVNQDLDGARFAIRGAGLSMGTITYEGSITDSTNLVVVSQFPMKTDSTSKTSIGTRINLTVTQGKPTNEQPQQQPPQQQQP, from the coding sequence ATGAGCAAATTCTGGACTTACTTAAAAACTAAACATTTTGTAAACCACTTTTTGGGTGCCATTGGCACCGTGATGGCTGTGGTGCTTTTTGCTTACTTAAGTTTGGGCTACTACACCCGCCACGGCTCAGGCATACCGGTGCCTCAACTTAAAGGGCTGGCTATCGACCGGGCTACCGCCCTGCTGGACGAACAAGGCTTTAAATACCAGATTGATTCGGTTTACGTGCAAGACAAAGCCCCCGGCACCGTGATTGAGCAAGACCCGGATGCCGGCACCAACGTAAAAGAAAACCGTACCATTTATTTAACCATGGTAACCACCCAGGCCCCGCCCGTAAGCCTGCCCGACCTGGAGCAAAGCACTTACCGAGAAGCGGTGGCCATTTTATCTAACAACGGTTTAAAAGTAGGCGACACGACTTATGCATCTGACATCGCGCGCGATCGTATTTTAGAAGTTCGCCTGAATGGGCAGGTTATCAAAACCGGCCAAAAATTACCTAAAGGTTCTAAGCTCGACCTGGTGCTGGGCGACGGCGCTGGTGCCAACGAGGTAGACATACCAGACCTGGTTAACCAGGATCTGGACGGTGCCCGCTTTGCCATACGCGGTGCAGGCTTAAGTATGGGTACCATCACCTACGAGGGTAGCATTACCGACTCAACTAATTTGGTTGTGGTATCGCAGTTCCCGATGAAAACCGACTCGACCTCTAAAACCAGTATAGGTACCCGCATTAACTTAACCGTTACCCAAGGAAAACCCACCAATGAGCAGCCACAGCAGCAACCACCACAGCAACAGCAACCCTGA
- a CDS encoding site-specific integrase gives MRTNFSLLFYLKKPKNYVTGPVPVYLRITVEGKRSELTAARSVEPTQWNAKAGRVSGTKEASRSLNNYLDQLRAMVLAAHQQLTEQRITITADRLRDKLTGKAEVTRTLLTQFAEHNRRVEALVGADFAAGTLERYKTSFKHTEDFIKWKYNVSDVDIRDVDHDFVTSYDFYLRSVRKCSNNTAIKYLKNFKKIILICLASGWLTVDPFVNYKAKIKVVDREFLTEEEIQRIMDKHFHTERLNQIRDIFLFSCFTGLAYADVHKLKPSEIVTGPDGEQWLYTKRQKTDVPTRVPLLPSAVSILHRYKDSPICVTQDRVLPISTNQKTNAFLKEIGDLCGIEKHLTFHIARHTFATTVTLANGVPIESVSKMLGHTNIKTTQHYAKILDLKVGKDMALLRAKFTG, from the coding sequence ATGAGAACTAATTTCAGTTTGCTCTTCTATTTGAAGAAACCCAAGAATTATGTTACCGGCCCTGTGCCTGTTTACCTTCGCATTACCGTAGAGGGTAAGCGTTCAGAATTAACGGCTGCACGCAGTGTTGAGCCTACCCAATGGAACGCCAAAGCAGGGCGTGTAAGCGGAACCAAGGAGGCATCTCGCTCGCTAAACAATTACCTTGACCAGTTACGCGCCATGGTACTGGCTGCACATCAGCAACTCACTGAACAAAGAATAACGATTACTGCCGACCGACTTCGGGACAAGCTAACCGGCAAGGCCGAAGTTACCCGCACACTGTTAACACAATTTGCCGAGCATAACCGCCGCGTGGAGGCCTTGGTGGGTGCTGACTTTGCAGCGGGTACGCTGGAACGTTACAAGACCTCCTTTAAGCATACGGAGGACTTTATTAAGTGGAAATACAATGTTAGTGATGTTGACATCAGAGACGTTGACCACGACTTTGTGACCAGTTATGATTTTTATTTGCGTTCTGTAAGGAAATGCTCCAATAACACCGCTATCAAGTATCTAAAGAACTTTAAGAAAATCATCCTTATTTGCCTTGCAAGCGGCTGGCTTACCGTCGACCCTTTCGTAAACTATAAAGCCAAAATTAAAGTAGTTGACCGGGAGTTCCTGACAGAAGAAGAAATACAGCGGATTATGGACAAGCATTTTCATACTGAAAGGTTAAACCAAATCAGGGATATTTTTCTTTTTAGCTGTTTCACCGGCCTCGCTTATGCAGATGTTCACAAGCTTAAACCATCAGAAATTGTAACCGGCCCTGATGGAGAGCAATGGTTGTACACTAAACGGCAAAAAACCGATGTGCCTACACGGGTGCCTCTTTTGCCGTCTGCTGTTAGTATATTACATCGTTATAAAGATAGCCCGATATGTGTGACGCAAGATAGAGTGCTACCTATTAGTACCAATCAAAAGACCAATGCCTTTTTAAAGGAAATAGGTGACCTGTGCGGCATCGAAAAGCATTTAACCTTCCACATAGCGCGGCACACGTTTGCGACCACTGTAACACTTGCTAATGGCGTCCCGATAGAAAGCGTAAGCAAGATGCTAGGGCATACTAACATCAAGACCACGCAGCACTATGCCAAAATACTTGACCTAAAAGTTGGAAAGGATATGGCGCTATTGAGGGCGAAGTTCACAGGCTAA
- a CDS encoding YihY/virulence factor BrkB family protein: protein MNWVHRLLLSFSVYRAFIEWTKSVIIPGFRPLPLYTVGVFFFGELRKSSLINRASSLSYNFMLAFFPATIFLFTLIPFVPIDNFQESLLRLMSVILPRDAYSAFHNTMTDIIKNQNGKLLSFGFASALYFASNGVYNLMQAFNKSSLQLETRTWVKRRVVSITLTIVISFSLLLAISILIASQALISFLKAHVFETWRLWSVLIALTRWMIVVLIFFVVVSLLYRYGPAHKRRWKFFSPGSILATTLAVLTSLGFSYYINHFSSYNKIYGSIGTLIVLMIWLYLNSLIILIGFELNASVDLSKRSVKIVKPKSNTFKQARNRQLQ from the coding sequence ATGAATTGGGTACACCGATTGTTGTTGAGTTTTAGTGTTTACCGGGCTTTTATCGAGTGGACCAAGTCTGTTATTATACCGGGGTTCAGGCCGTTACCGCTTTATACAGTGGGCGTTTTCTTTTTTGGCGAACTGCGTAAAAGTTCGCTCATTAACCGGGCATCGTCGCTGTCGTACAACTTTATGCTGGCCTTTTTTCCGGCTACCATCTTTTTGTTTACGCTCATTCCGTTTGTGCCGATTGATAATTTCCAGGAATCGCTGCTCAGGCTGATGTCTGTTATTTTGCCGCGCGATGCTTATTCGGCCTTTCACAACACCATGACCGACATTATTAAAAACCAGAATGGTAAATTACTATCGTTCGGTTTTGCCTCGGCCCTGTACTTTGCTTCAAACGGCGTATACAACCTAATGCAGGCTTTTAATAAGTCGTCGTTACAACTCGAAACCCGGACCTGGGTAAAGCGCAGGGTGGTCTCTATTACGCTCACTATCGTCATTAGCTTTTCGCTGCTGCTGGCCATCTCTATACTAATTGCCAGTCAGGCCCTCATCAGCTTTTTAAAAGCGCACGTGTTTGAAACCTGGCGGCTGTGGTCGGTATTAATTGCCCTAACGCGCTGGATGATTGTAGTGCTCATTTTTTTTGTGGTGGTATCGTTATTATACCGCTACGGTCCGGCCCACAAACGCCGCTGGAAGTTTTTTAGTCCCGGCTCTATATTAGCCACTACGCTGGCCGTTTTAACGTCACTGGGTTTTTCGTACTATATCAATCACTTCTCGTCCTACAATAAAATCTATGGTTCTATAGGTACCTTAATCGTGTTGATGATTTGGTTGTACTTAAATTCGTTAATTATTTTGATCGGATTTGAATTAAATGCCAGTGTCGACCTCTCTAAACGGAGCGTTAAAATCGTAAAACCAAAGTCAAACACCTTCAAACAGGCTCGAAACAGGCAGTTACAATAA
- a CDS encoding helix-turn-helix transcriptional regulator: MAETLNIGRKIARIREIKGIKQEALAYELGVSQQTVSNLEKSEKIEDEVLDKVAKYLGVTTEAIKNFSDEAMVNYFNTFNDNSFSNSNGTFHANNCTFNPLDKLMEVVEENKKLYERLLQAEREKNEMLKSK; this comes from the coding sequence ATGGCAGAGACATTAAATATCGGACGCAAGATTGCTCGTATAAGAGAAATCAAGGGCATCAAACAGGAAGCACTTGCCTATGAATTAGGCGTTAGCCAGCAAACGGTGTCAAACCTTGAAAAGAGCGAAAAAATCGAGGACGAAGTTTTAGATAAAGTTGCCAAATACTTAGGTGTCACTACCGAAGCAATCAAAAATTTCAGTGACGAAGCTATGGTCAATTACTTTAATACATTTAACGATAACAGTTTCAGTAATAGCAACGGCACCTTTCATGCAAACAATTGTACGTTCAATCCACTAGACAAATTGATGGAAGTGGTTGAGGAAAATAAAAAGCTTTATGAACGGCTTTTACAAGCTGAGCGCGAAAAGAACGAAATGTTAAAATCTAAATAG
- the mltG gene encoding endolytic transglycosylase MltG, translating into MATEASSSGGTFKKSIIALVVIIILGLGITGLVYYLHYFGPNVTDKQEYLYIHTEANFNDVYQAIREEGIVKDTTTFLWAAHNMHYVDRVKPGKYHLTPGMSNRHLINMLASGNQEPVTLKFKTYRLKTNFAGSISKQLEPDSIAIISLLDSDKFVSRYGFTPENVYTMFLPNTYQLYWNTTAKSFFERMNKEYLKFWTPERKQRADGMNLTPIQVSILASIVDAEALHDDEMPTIAGLYLNRLKHGIKLEADPTVIFATGDFTIKRVLNRYLNTPSPYNTYRVKGLPPGPIMMPSVAAVKAVLNYKPNNYIYMCAKEDFSGYHNFATSVSEHLANARRFQQALNQRGIKR; encoded by the coding sequence ATGGCAACCGAAGCATCATCATCCGGCGGTACCTTCAAAAAGTCCATCATTGCGCTGGTGGTCATCATTATACTGGGGCTAGGCATTACCGGCCTGGTTTATTACCTGCACTACTTTGGGCCTAACGTTACCGATAAACAGGAATACCTGTATATCCACACCGAAGCAAATTTTAATGATGTCTATCAAGCCATCCGCGAGGAAGGCATAGTTAAAGATACCACTACCTTTTTGTGGGCTGCCCACAACATGCATTATGTAGACCGGGTAAAGCCAGGTAAATATCACCTAACGCCCGGCATGAGCAACCGCCACCTCATCAATATGTTGGCCTCGGGCAACCAAGAACCCGTAACACTTAAGTTTAAAACCTATCGCCTCAAAACAAATTTTGCTGGCTCAATCTCCAAACAACTGGAGCCGGATTCGATAGCCATTATCAGTCTGCTCGACTCGGACAAGTTTGTAAGCCGTTACGGCTTTACACCCGAAAACGTGTATACGATGTTTTTACCCAATACCTACCAGCTGTATTGGAATACCACCGCCAAAAGCTTTTTTGAGCGGATGAATAAAGAGTACCTTAAATTTTGGACACCCGAGCGTAAGCAAAGGGCCGATGGAATGAACCTCACTCCCATTCAGGTGTCAATTTTAGCCTCAATAGTGGATGCCGAAGCGCTGCACGACGACGAGATGCCCACCATTGCCGGCCTGTACTTAAACCGCCTTAAACATGGCATTAAGCTTGAGGCCGACCCGACCGTTATATTTGCCACCGGCGATTTTACGATTAAGCGGGTACTTAACAGGTACCTTAACACGCCATCGCCTTATAATACTTACCGTGTTAAAGGTTTACCGCCCGGCCCAATTATGATGCCATCAGTAGCGGCGGTTAAAGCGGTGTTGAATTACAAGCCAAACAATTACATTTACATGTGCGCTAAAGAGGATTTTTCGGGCTACCATAACTTTGCTACCAGCGTAAGCGAGCATTTGGCTAACGCCAGGCGTTTTCAGCAGGCATTAAACCAGCGGGGCATTAAACGATAA
- a CDS encoding DNA cytosine methyltransferase translates to MIGIELFSGAGGMSLGATMAGVNVKMAVEIDRSAAETFKANHPEALVFAKDIRELDQIPLKQIDETKILFGGPPCQGFSRSNHRTRNADNDKNWLFEEFARVTVLWSPDWIVLENVEGLIGTNNGFFFKTIVERFTDLGYTITHKVLNAFQYGVPQKRTRLFIVGSKHGVKFEFPEPYSTPHLSVKDALEDLPDLCNGNKLDDLDYKAPARSQYCKTLRGALGSCSNHGVSTNTPTVIERYQFIPQGGNWRNIPQQHMGTYKDVTRCHTGIYHRLDFNKPSVVIGNFRKNMLIHPTQDRGLSVREAARLQSFPDWFCFKGTLNEQQQQVGNAVPPFLAKAIFEKISTYQ, encoded by the coding sequence ATGATTGGCATAGAGCTTTTTTCAGGAGCAGGCGGTATGTCGCTTGGTGCAACAATGGCTGGAGTGAATGTTAAGATGGCTGTCGAAATTGATCGATCAGCGGCCGAGACTTTTAAAGCCAACCATCCCGAAGCTTTGGTATTCGCTAAGGATATTCGTGAATTAGACCAGATTCCTTTGAAGCAGATAGATGAGACCAAAATTCTTTTTGGAGGGCCTCCCTGCCAAGGATTTTCAAGATCAAACCACCGAACCAGAAACGCAGATAATGACAAAAATTGGTTATTTGAAGAATTTGCGAGAGTGACTGTTCTATGGTCGCCTGATTGGATTGTACTTGAAAATGTAGAAGGCCTAATTGGCACAAATAATGGTTTTTTCTTCAAAACTATCGTTGAGCGATTCACTGACCTCGGCTACACAATTACTCACAAGGTTCTAAATGCATTTCAGTACGGCGTGCCTCAAAAGCGAACAAGATTATTCATTGTTGGATCTAAACACGGTGTGAAATTTGAGTTTCCTGAGCCTTATTCTACACCTCACTTAAGTGTAAAAGACGCGCTTGAAGATTTGCCTGATTTATGTAATGGTAATAAACTCGACGACTTGGATTATAAAGCTCCAGCAAGAAGTCAATACTGTAAGACACTCAGAGGAGCTTTAGGTTCATGTAGCAACCATGGTGTGAGTACAAACACCCCAACTGTTATAGAGCGGTATCAATTCATCCCACAAGGTGGTAATTGGCGCAATATACCACAACAACACATGGGAACCTATAAAGACGTAACACGGTGTCACACTGGAATCTATCATCGCTTAGATTTTAACAAACCGTCGGTCGTCATCGGTAATTTTAGAAAGAACATGCTCATTCATCCAACGCAAGACAGGGGATTGTCGGTAAGAGAAGCTGCACGTCTACAATCCTTTCCTGATTGGTTTTGCTTTAAAGGAACGTTGAATGAACAGCAACAACAAGTCGGCAACGCCGTTCCTCCATTTTTAGCAAAGGCAATTTTTGAAAAAATATCAACATATCAATGA
- a CDS encoding response regulator transcription factor → MKLLVIEDEGGLRESIESYFAEDGNVCESAIDFNSAMHKVNLYRYDCIILDITLPDGSGLDILRHLKEQEHNEGILIVSAKNSLDDRLTGLDLGADDYLTKPFHLSELKARVAAIVRRKSFDGSRRLKHREIDIDLAGKEVKVENVNIKLTPKEYSLLLYFLANKGKVVSKNAIAEHLWGDSIDLADNFDFLYSHIKNLRKKMVEAGGKDYIQAAYGMGYKFTD, encoded by the coding sequence GTGAAACTGTTAGTTATTGAGGATGAGGGCGGCTTGCGCGAAAGCATTGAGAGTTATTTTGCCGAAGACGGCAATGTTTGCGAGTCGGCCATCGACTTTAATTCGGCGATGCATAAGGTTAACTTATACAGGTATGATTGCATCATTCTGGACATCACGCTGCCTGATGGAAGTGGTTTGGACATCCTCCGGCATTTAAAAGAGCAAGAGCATAATGAAGGAATTTTAATTGTATCGGCCAAAAACTCGTTAGATGACCGCCTGACTGGCCTTGACCTGGGTGCTGATGACTATCTTACCAAACCATTTCACCTGTCAGAGCTAAAAGCTCGGGTAGCTGCTATTGTGCGCCGCAAATCTTTTGACGGCAGCCGCCGCTTAAAACATCGCGAAATTGACATTGACTTGGCTGGTAAAGAAGTAAAGGTAGAAAATGTAAATATTAAGCTAACCCCGAAAGAGTATTCGCTTTTACTTTACTTTTTGGCTAACAAGGGCAAGGTAGTATCTAAAAATGCAATTGCCGAGCATCTTTGGGGAGATAGTATTGACCTGGCCGACAATTTTGATTTCCTGTATTCGCACATCAAAAATCTGCGTAAAAAGATGGTTGAGGCGGGCGGAAAGGATTATATTCAGGCTGCCTATGGTATGGGTTATAAATTTACTGATTGA